From Medicago truncatula cultivar Jemalong A17 chromosome 7, MtrunA17r5.0-ANR, whole genome shotgun sequence, a single genomic window includes:
- the LOC25497802 gene encoding uncharacterized protein, with the protein MADWGPIFVSVVLFILLTPGLLFQIPGRGRFVEFGNFQTSGLSILIHAMLYFALVCIFMLAIGIHIYAG; encoded by the coding sequence ATGGCAGATTGGGGACCAATTTTTGTGTCAGTGGTTCTCTTCATTCTCTTGACTCCTGGTTTGTTATTTCAAATACCTGGTAGAGGAAGGTTTGTGGAATTTGGAAACTTTCAAACTAGTGGATTATCAATACTCATCCATGCTATGCTCTACTTTGCTCTTGTTTGCATCTTCATGTTAGCAATTGGAATCCACATCTATGCTGGTTAA